In one Sporomusa sphaeroides DSM 2875 genomic region, the following are encoded:
- a CDS encoding tripartite tricarboxylate transporter TctB family protein, giving the protein MNKAFDRYVSILFIVLGVALYLYAETLTVSNVGIAIGPKALPSFLAVILVILSTVNLIAALRSKTPDKQEQLEYKKFFIILISLLLYALLIEPLGYVISTFLFLFAGFQTMEKGKYLHSAIIAALFSGGIYYFYVEIFLGVLPPLPF; this is encoded by the coding sequence GTGAATAAAGCGTTTGACCGCTATGTAAGTATCCTTTTCATAGTTTTAGGTGTCGCACTGTATCTGTATGCAGAAACATTAACAGTATCCAATGTGGGGATTGCTATCGGACCGAAGGCCCTCCCCAGCTTTTTGGCGGTAATTCTCGTTATTCTTAGTACGGTGAATCTTATTGCGGCACTCCGGTCAAAAACCCCTGATAAACAAGAGCAGCTTGAGTATAAGAAGTTTTTTATCATTCTTATTTCACTGCTGCTGTACGCACTGTTGATTGAGCCGCTTGGCTATGTTATTTCTACTTTTTTGTTCCTGTTCGCTGGTTTTCAAACTATGGAAAAAGGGAAATACCTGCATTCAGCAATTATTGCAGCCCTATTTTCCGGCGGCATTTACTATTTTTATGTGGAAATATTCCTGGGCGTATTACCGCCGCTGCCTTTTTAA
- a CDS encoding Bug family tripartite tricarboxylate transporter substrate binding protein: MFSKSKLLSVLLAIVLVISLAGCSKQAAAPDDKKAWTPQKQVTLLAVAGAGGGLDMVARTMAKIFDQKKIVTQPLLVENKPGGGQVTGTVAFATQDGKNDHKLMIASTPFILNYIKKDGNSPIGPEQVYPVALLQEDYGVIAVRADSKYKTLKELYDAAKADPASVQFCGGGAPGTWDHLNSVLIARKAGVDIKGMKYNTYDGGGEALTALLGGNADALTSDVSSIKQYVQAGRVRVLGVSSAVRIAEDEVMKDIPTYKEQGFDVVTTNWRGVFAGKDIPEPAKKYWAEKVAELCNTQEWKDELKKQGVIYTFKDAKGFYDHIKAEQIMYTEIYKEMGMAK; the protein is encoded by the coding sequence CCTGGACGCCGCAGAAGCAAGTAACACTGCTGGCCGTCGCAGGGGCAGGCGGTGGGCTTGATATGGTTGCGAGAACTATGGCAAAAATCTTTGATCAAAAGAAAATTGTTACCCAGCCACTACTGGTCGAGAACAAACCCGGTGGCGGACAGGTTACAGGCACGGTAGCGTTTGCTACCCAGGATGGAAAGAATGATCATAAATTAATGATCGCGTCTACTCCTTTTATCTTAAATTATATCAAGAAAGACGGAAACAGCCCGATTGGTCCTGAACAGGTATATCCTGTGGCATTATTGCAGGAAGACTACGGAGTTATTGCCGTCAGAGCGGATTCCAAGTATAAAACTTTAAAAGAACTGTATGATGCCGCTAAAGCTGATCCCGCGAGTGTACAATTCTGCGGCGGCGGTGCTCCCGGGACCTGGGATCATCTTAACTCAGTCCTGATTGCACGCAAAGCCGGTGTTGATATTAAAGGCATGAAATACAATACCTATGATGGCGGCGGCGAAGCCTTGACAGCTCTGCTTGGCGGCAATGCCGACGCGCTGACCTCCGACGTATCTTCCATTAAACAGTATGTTCAAGCCGGCAGGGTAAGAGTATTGGGTGTTTCATCGGCAGTAAGAATTGCCGAAGATGAAGTTATGAAAGATATTCCCACCTATAAAGAACAGGGTTTTGATGTTGTTACCACTAACTGGCGCGGAGTTTTCGCCGGGAAAGATATACCTGAGCCTGCCAAGAAATACTGGGCAGAAAAGGTAGCAGAACTGTGCAATACGCAAGAATGGAAAGACGAACTGAAAAAGCAAGGGGTTATTTACACTTTTAAAGATGCAAAAGGCTTCTACGACCATATTAAAGCCGAACAGATTATGTATACCGAAATCTATAAAGAGATGGGCATGGCGAAATAA